TTGAAAAACATGGTGAAGTTTCTGCATTCACTGAAGATGACCGCACAACATTAATGAAATTAAACAAAGAAATGGCCACTCAAGCTCTTCGTGTGTTAGCGATGGCATATAAAGTGATTGATACTCTTCCTGAAACCATCGACACAGATTCAATCGAACATGATTTAATCTTTTCCGGTTTAGTAGGGATGATTGACCCAGAACGTAAAGAAGCAGCGGCTGCGATTAAAGTAGCGCAATCAGCTGGTATCCGTACAATCATGATTACTGGGGACCACCGTGATACAGCCCAAGCGATTGCAAAACGTTTAGGGATTCTTCGTCCAGATCAAGAAGACGGAGTATTAACTGGTGGCGAATTAAACGATATTTCTGATGAAGAATTAGAACGTACGGTTGAAACGTACTCTGTATATGCTCGAGTATCTCCAGAACATAAAGTTCGTATCGTAAAAGCTTGGCAAAAGAATGGTAAAGTTGTTTCGATGACTGGGGATGGAGTTAACGATGCTCCTTCACTTAAACAAGCCGATATCGGTGTTGGTATGGGGATTACAGGTACTGAAGTTTCTAAAGGCGCTTCAGATATGGTACTTGCCGATGACAACTTCGAAACAATCGTAGTAGCTGTTGAAGAAGGACGTAAAGTATTCTCGAATATCCAAAAAGCTGTTCAATACTTGCTATCTGCAAACTTCGGTGAAGTAATGACAATGTTTGTTGCGACAATGGCTGGTTGGTCCATTCTAGAACCAATCCATATTTTATGGATCAACTTAGTAACAGACGTGTTCCCAGCGATTGCTTTAGGTCTTGAAGAAGCGGAAGCGGATATTATGAATCACCCACCACGCGGTAAGAGTTCGAACTTCTTATCAAACGGTGTGTTACCAAGTATCTTCTACCAAGGTTTCTTCGAAGGCGGAATTACATTATTTGTATTCTGGTATGCAACTCATATCGCTAATTGGGGGAACCCAGTTGGGGAAACAATGGCGTTTGCAACATTAGGTTTAATCCAATTGTTCCATGCGTTCAACGTGAAGTCAGTGTACAAATCACTTGGCGAAGTTGGGGCGTTCAAAAACAAGATGTTTAACTACGCAATCCTATTATCAGCAGTAATGCTGTTAAGTGTAATGGTCATTCCTGGATTAACAACGGTGTTTGATGTAGCAACTCTAACAGCGGGTCAATGGTTGTTTGTAGTTGGCTCAGCATTCTCAATTGTTCCAATCGTTGAAATTGCTAAAGCAATTATGCGCGCAATGGGGATGGATAAAGATTAATTAATTGACTCAATAAGGCTCACTATTAGTGAGCCTTTTTCGTATATGAAAGTAGATTAGAGAGTTAAACTTTTATTCATCTGTGTATTTTGCTAAAATATTTTAAGTAGATTGGAGTGTGGGGATATGGTCATTACAAAAATTGAGGCGCAGAAGAAAAAAGGGCGTTACAATATTTATTTGAATGATGCTTTTGCCTTTGGTGTAGATGAGGCAACAGTTGTAAAGTATGCCTTATTTAAAGGGACCGAACTGACAAAAGAACAAATTGAAGAAATTCAGCATGATGATTGTATTCAGCAAGCCTATCAAAAAGCATTACACTTTTTAAACTTCAAGCTTCGTTCGACGAAGGAAGTCTATGAAAAATTAGAAAAATTGGAATTCGATGACGTTATTATTAATGAAGTTCTTGGAAAGTTACATGAACAGAACTTTATTAATGATACGTTTTATGCTGAAAGCTATTTGAATCAGGCAAAGTTTGTCACATTCAAAGGGCCGAAGTCTGTCGTTTTTGATTTACAGAAGAAGGGGATTAGTGACAAAGTCATTCAAACCGTTCTCGAAGGCTATTCTCTAAAAGAGCAGCTCGAAAATGCGATTCAAATTGCGCAGGCGTATTTGAAAGGACAAAAAAGAATTACTACTAAAGTAGCAAAGCAAAAGGTAAAAGGATTCGTGATGCAAAAAGGATATTCGAAAGAAATTGCTGAAGAAGTAGTTCCGTTTCTATCGTTTGAAGCTCAAAATGAGATGGAAGCAGAATTGGCAATAAAGGAGATTGCAACTATTTACCGACGTATCGCCAAAAAATATGAAGATACTGAATCAGCGCTATGGTATCAAATCAAAGGGAAGTTGTATCAAAAAGGATTTACTTCCAGTGTGATTGAACAAGCTATCGCGCAATTTGAAATGGAGAAAGAAGAATGGATTTAGCCGGAATTGGCGTAAAAATGTGGGACGAGAAGAAAATTAAGCGTTTTAGACGGGCGCTACTAGATTGGTATGATAAAGAAAAACGAGATTTACCGTGGAGAAGAACGCAAAATCCATATTTCATTTGGGTGAGCGAAATCATGCTTCAACAAACAAGAGTGGATACAGTAATTCCATATTACGAGCGTTTTCTAGCGACTTTTCCAACTATAAAAGATTTGGCTGAAGCTCCTGAAGAGACGTTATTAAAATGCTGGGAAGGACTTGGATATTACTCACGAGTACGTAATATGCAAAAGGCAGCCATTCAAGTGATGGAAGAGTTTGGTGGAGAATTTCCAAATACTTATGACGGAATCCTATCGTTAAAAGGGATAGGTCCTTATACTGCTGGAGCGATTGCAAGTATTGCATTCGGGTTGCCAGAACCAGCCGTTGATGGAAATTTGATGCGAGTCATTAGTAGACTGTTTGAAGTGAATTTAGATATTGGAAACCCAAGTAATCGATGGGCTTTCCAAGAAATTGCTGAAATTCTTATTGACCCTGACAGACCTGGAGATTTTAATCAGGCTCTGATGGATTTAGGTTCCGATATCGAATCTCCAGTGAATCCTCGTCCAGAAGAAAGTCCGGTGAAGGATTTCAGTGCGGCATATTTAAATGGAACGATGCATATTTATCCAATTAAAAAACCTAAGAAAAAACCAACTCCGATGAAATGGAGAGCCTTTGTGGTTCAAGATGAGCAAGGAAGATTTTTAGTTGAAAAAAATACACAAGCGGATTTACTCAGTGGCTTTTGGCATTTTCCGTTGATTCGTGATTTCAGCACAATTGGAGAATCGATTGATCTATTTGAGGGCGTGCTAGAAGAATCTTCAAATTATGAAATCAATCAGAATATACCATTAGAAGTGCAATTCGAAAGTCTGTATAGAATGAAATTAACACCGATTCGACTACTTCCTAAATCGGTCAAGCATATTTTCAGTCATCAAAGATGGGATATTGAATTGCAATATGCGAGCGCATTAGGTGAGGTGAAGAATAATTCATCTAGAACTCTAAAGTGGGTTACTAAAGAAGAGATGAAACTTCTGCCTCAATCAAGAGTTCAAGGGAAAATGTGCGAGATTTTAGTCGGACAAGAGCTTTTATAAATGAATGAGCTGAAATCGCATCGCTGTACTGTTTTTTGTTCACAGAATGGTAGAAATATGCTATACTACTAATGATTTGAAAAACACTAAGAGTTATCTCTTAAATAGATACAGAAAGTTGGATATAGTGGTGCACAATCCCAGAGAAGGAGAATTCATCACTGTCAAGAGTTATAAACATGATGGTAGTCTTCATCGCACTTGGCGCGATAGCATGATTTTGAAGACAAGCGATCAAGCTATTATCGCTTGTAATGATCATACTCTTGTGACTGAGTCCGACGGAAGAAGATGGTTGACGAGGGAGCCAGCGTTACTTTATTATCATAAACATTATTGGTTTAATATTGTGACGATGATTCGTCAAAAGGGGATATCTTATTATTGTAATCTTGCATCGCCTTATGTATTGGATGCTGAGGCGTTGAAATATATCGATTATGATTTAGATATTAAGATTTTCCCAGATGGCGAAAAACGATTGCTTGATGTCGATGAGTATGAATTACATCGCCGTCAAATGCACTATTCGAAAGAAATTGATCAAATCCTAAAGGCGAATGTAGAAATTCTTGTGGATTGGATTAATAATAAAAAAGGGCCGTTCTCACCAGAATATGTCGATTTATGGTATGAAAGATATATTCAATTAACCTATCGTAAATCATAACTCATGATAGCTGAGTTAGAAGCAAGTAGCAAAGGCTGCTTGCTTTTTTGTTATCTAGGATAATTTTTTGGAAACCTTCTATTAATGCATTAGCGCTTTTGGTAAAATAAAACTATAGTGAAGGAGGAGTTCCCATGTCAAAAATCAAAGAGTTACAACTGAGTTCAGATATTCGCGGTATTGCTATTGCGACAGAAGAGTTTGATGCAACATTGACAGTAGAAGAAAGTTGTTTAATTGCGAGTGCTTTCGTGAAATGGTTACAGAAACGGTATCCGTCTAAAAATATTTCGGAATTAATTGTTGGAATCGGTCGTGATAGTCGTATTAGTGGACCGGAGTTAACAAAAGAATTTATTAAAGTTTTATCGGCTTTTGGAGTTCACGTAATTGATTTTGAAATGGCAACGACTCCAAGTATGTTTATGGCGACTCAATTTGAAGAATTTAACTGCGATGCGACAGTGATGTTTACTGCGAGTCATTTACCATACTATTACAATGGACTGAAATTTTTCACGCGTGAGGGCGGATTAGAGTCCAGTGATATTCGTGATATTATTGCATTGGTGGATGAAAAGGAAGAACTACCACAAGAATCAGTTTCTACTATAGAAGTAAAAAGTATTTTTGAACGATACAGTCGTCATTTAGTGGAGTTGATTCGTAAGGGAAGTCAGAGCGAAAAAGAAAAACCGCTTGAAGGATTACATATTATAGTCGATGCTGGGAATGGAGCAGGAGGCTTCTTTGCAAAAAGTGTACTAGAAGAACTAGGTGCTAAAACGGAAGGCTCACAATTCTTAGATCCAGATGGAACTTTCCCAAATCATATTCCGAACCCAGATAATAAAGAAGCAATGGAAAGTATTAAGAAACAAGTACTAGCGGTAAATGCTGATTATGGTGTGATTTTTGATACAGATGTGGATAGAGCTGCGGTTGTAACAGGAAGTGGGGAACTTCTCAATAGAAATAATTTAATTGCTGTTTTAAGTGTGATTGTGATAAGCGAGCATCCTGGAACAACAATAGTAACGAATTCTCCTACAACTGAACACTTGAAGAAATTCATTATGAAGTTAGGTGGGCATCAATATCGATATATATCGGGTTATCGTAATGTTATAAACAAAGCAATAGAATTAAATAATCAAGGAACTGATTGTCAGCTTGCGATTGAAACTAGTGGTCATGCTGCGTTCAAAGAGAATTACTTTTTAGATGATGGAGCGTATGTGGTCGCAAAAATATTAATGTTGCTTCCTAGATTGGTTGCTAAAGGGGAAACCTTAGATTCATTAATTAAAAAGCTAGTCCAACCTAAAGAAGTTGTAGAAGTTCGTTTTAAGATTGAAACTAAAGATTTCAAAGCTACAGGGTTAGAAGTAATCAAAGATTTCCCTAATTGGATTCCGAAAGACTGGGTAGTAAATCTCGAAAATGAAGAAGGAGTTCGAATTGACTTTAAAGGGGAATATGGAGATGGATGGCTTCTTTTACGGATGAGTCTACATGAGCCACTTTTAGTATTACAAATAGAAAATGATATGGTGGGGTATCAAACTAAGATTCTTAAAACGATAAATAAAATTTTGAATCGCTATCCAGAACTCAATCGGAATAGACTAGAAGCATTGTTATAATAATGATTAAAAAGATACAGTTTGCATTTTTTGTGAACTGTATTATTTTTTTATAAAAAGTATATCTTTTCAGTTGCAAACCAAATCTGAATATGATAAATTAATATCACTGTGAAGCGAACGTTCGCTTTTAAAACAGTTCCAAAAAACTTTGAAAAAGTTGAATAAAAACTGTTGACAGTAAAAATGTCCTATGATAGGATATAGAAGTTGTTGAAAAACAACGATTGACCTTTGAAAACTGAACAAAGAAGACGAACCAAATGTGTAGGGACTTCATTCAATTGAATGAAGAAACAACAATTTCTTATCTCTTAAAGAGATACAATAAGTCAGTAATTAAAATGAGCTTTTTAAAGCTCATGAAAATTCAAATTTTTCATGAGAGTTTGATCCTGGCTCAGGACGAACGCTGGCGGCGTGCCTAATACATGCAAGTCGAACGAGAGCGACCGGTGCTTGCACTGGTCAATCTAGTGGCGAACGGGTGAGTAACACGTGGGTAACCTGCCCATCAGAGGGGGATAACATCCGGAAACGGATGCTAAAACCGCATAGGTCTTCGAATCGCATGGTTTGAAGAGGAAAAGAGGCGCAAGCTTCTGCTGATGGATGGACCCGCGGTGCATTAGCTAGTTGGTGAGGTAACGGCTCACCAAGGCCGTGATGCATAGCCGACCTGAGAGGGTGATCGGCCACATTGGGACTGAGACACGGCCCAAACTCCTACGGGAGGCAGCAGTAGGGAATCTTCCGCAATGGACGCAAGTCTGACGGAGCAACGCCGCGTGAGTGAAGAAGGTTTTCGGATCGTAAAACTCTGTTGTTAGAGAAGAACAAGTGCTAGAGTAACTGTTAGCGCCTTGACGGTATCTAACCAGAAAGCCACGGCTAACTACGTGCCAGCAGCCGCGGTAATACGTAGGTGGCAAGCGTTGTCCGGATTTATTGGGCGTAAAGCGAGCGCAGGCGGTTCCTTAAGTCTGATGTGAAAGCCCCCGGCTCAACCGGGGAGGGTCATTGGAAACTGGGGAACTTGAGTGCAGAAGAGGAGAGTGGAATTCCATGTGTAGCGGTGAAATGCGTAGATATATGGAGGAACACCAGTGGCGAAGGCGACTCTCTGGTCTGTAACTGACGCTGAGGCTCGAAAGCGTGGGTAGCAAACAGGATTAGATACCCTGGTAGTCCACGCCGTAAACGATGAGTGCTAAGTGTTGGAGGGTTTCCGCCCTTCAGTGCTGCAGTTAACGCATTAAGCACTCCGCCTGGGGAGTACGACCGCAAGGTTGAAACTCAAAGGAATTGACGGGGACCCGCACAAGCGGTGGAGCATGTGGTTTAATTCGAAGCAACGCGAAGAACCTTACCAAGTCTTGACATCCTTTGACCACTCTAGAGATAGAGCTTTCCCTTCGGGGACAAAGTGACAGGTGGTGCATGGTTGTCGTCAGCTCGTGTCGTGAGATGTTGGGTTAAGTCCCGCAACGAGCGCAACCCTTATTACTAGTTGCCAGCATTCGGTTGGGCACTCTAGTGAGACTGCCGGTGACAAACCGGAGGAAGGTGGGGATGACGTCAAATCATCATGCCCCTTATGACTTGGGCTACACACGTGCTACAATGGATGGTACAACGAGCAGCGAACTCGCGAGGGTAAGCGAATCTCTTAAAGCCATTCTCAGTTCGGATTGTAGGCTGCAACTCGCCTACATGAAGCCGGAATCGCTAGTAATCGCGGATCAGCACGCCGCGGTGAATACGTTCCCGGGTCTTGTACACACCGCCCGTCACACCACGAGAGTTTGTAACACCCAAAGTCGGTGAGGTAACCATTTGGAGCCAGCCGCCTAAGGTGGGATAGATGATTGGGGTGAAGTCGTAACAAGGTAGCCGTATCGGAAGGTGCGGCTGGATCACCTCCTTTCTAAGGATAAACCTCAGTGCCGTAAGGTATTGAAGGTAATACGGAACCCTACAGGGTTTAGACTTCTTTGTTTAGTTTTGAGAGGTTCATCTCTCAAAACAAAAGTTCTAAATGCGAACAAGGGCCTATAGCTCAGCTGGTTAGAGCGCACGCCTGATAAGCGTGAGGTCGATGGTTCGAGTCCATTTAGGCCCATTAGTTTGAATTTAGGGGGCTTAGCTCAGCTGGGAGAGCGCCTGCTTTGCACGCAGGAGGTCAGCGGTTCGATCCCGCTAGTCTCCATATCTGTTACAAATAGCAGAGAATTTTGTTCTTTGAAAACTGAATACTATATCACAACAAATAACCAATTAATTTACCGAGCGTTAGAGTAACATCTAACGAAAAGAGTTTTTTAACAAAACGCAACGCTATGCGACATTTAACCAACGGTTAAGTGAATAAGGGCGCACGGTGGATGCCTTGGTACTAGGAGCCGAAGAAGGACGGAACTAACACCGATATGCTTTGGGGAGCTGTAAGTAAGCTAAGATCCAAAGATTTCCGAATGGGGGAACCCAGCACCTTTCATAGGGTGTTACCAATGAGTGAATACATAGCTCATTAGGAGGTACACGCAGGGAACTGAAACATCTCATTACCTGCAGGAAGAGAAAGAAAAATCGATTCCCTGAGTAGCGGCGAGCGAAACGGGAGGAGCCCAAACCAACGAGCTTGCTTGTTGGGGTTGTAGGACTAGAACGTGAGAAGACATCAAGATAGCAGAAGTGGTCTGGAAAGGCCCATCACAGAAGGTGACAATCCTGTACGCGACATCTTGACGAACTCTACTAGCATCCTGAGTACGGCGGGACACGAGGAATCCCGTCGGAATCCGCCAGGACCATCTGGCAAGGCTAAATACTACCTAGTGACCGATAGTGAACCAGTACCGTGAGGGAAAGGTGAAAAGAACCCCGGGAGGGGAGTGAAAGAGTACCTGAAACCGTGTGCTTACAAGTAGTCAGAGCCCGTTAATGGGTGATGGCGTGCCTTTTGTAGAATGAACCGGCGAGTTACGTTTACATGCGAGGTTAAGATGAAGAGTCGGAGCCGTAGCGAAAGCGAGTCTGAATAGGGCGCATGAAGTATGTGGACGTAGACCCGAAACCAAGTGATCTACCCATGTCCAGGTTGAAGGTGCGGTAAAACGCACTGGAGGACCGAACCAGGGCACGTTGAAAAGTGCTTGGATGAGGTGTGGGTAGCGGAGAAATTCCAATCGAACTTGGAGATAGCTGGTTCTCTCCGAAATAGCTTTAGGGCTAGCCTCGGAAGTGAGAATCGTGGAGGTAGAGCACTGTTTGGACTAGGGGCCCATCTCGGGTTACCGAATTCAGATAAACTCCGAATGCCATGTATTTATATCCGGGAGTCAGACTGCGAGTGATAAGATCCGTAGTCGAAAGGGAAACAGCCCAGACCACCAGCTAAGGTCCCAAAATATCTGTTAAGTGGAAAAGGATGTGGGGTTGCACAGACAACTAGGATGTTGGCTTAGAAGCAGCCATCATTCAAAGAGTGCGTAATAGCTCACTAGTCGAGTGACCCTGCGCCGAAAATGTAACGGGGCTAAACAGATTACCGAAGCTGTGGATTGGACCTTATGGTCCAGTGGTAGGAGAGCGTTCTAAGGGCGGTGAAGCATGACCGTAAGGACATGTGGAGCGCTTAGAAGTGAGAATGCCGGTATGAGTAGCGAAAGACGGGTGAGAATCCCGTCCACCGAATAACTAAGGTTTCCTGGGGAAGGCTCGTCCTCCCAGGGTTAGTCGGGACCTAAGGCGAGGCCGATAGGCGTAGTCGATGGACAACAGGTTGATATTCCTGTACTTCTATAAATCGTTTGAGCAATGGAGGGACGCAGGAGGCTAAGAAAAGCGTACGACTGGAAGTGTACGCCCAAGCAGTGAGTCGGCTGATGAGTCAAATGCTTATCACAGATGCGACAAGCTGTAACGGGGAGGGAAGTTTAGTACCGAAGTTTCTGATGTCACACTGCCGAGAAAAGCTTCTAGCAAGATTTATAGGACCCGTACCGCAAACCGACACAGGTAGTTGAGGAGAGAATCCTAAGGTGAGCGAGCGAACTCTCGTTAAGGAACTCGGCAAAATGACCCCGTAACTTCGGGAGAAGGGGTGCTGGTAGCAATACCAGCCGCAGTGAATAGGCCCAGGCGACTGTTTATCAAAAACACAGGTCTCTGCAAAATCGAAAGATGACGTATAGGGGCTGACGCCTGCCCGGTGCTGGAAGGTTAAGAGGAGAGGTTAGCGCAAGCGAAGCTTTGAATTGAAGCCCCAGTAAACGGCGGCCGTAACTATAACGGTCCTAAGGTAGCGAAATTCCTTGTCGGGTAAGTTCCGACCCGCACGAAAGGCGTAACGATCTGGGCACTGTCTCAACGAGAGACTCGGTGAAATTATAGTACCTGTGAAGATGCAGGTTACCCGCGACAGGACGGAAAGACCCCATGGAGCTTTACTGTAGTTTGATATTGAGTGTTTGTGTCACATGTACAGGATAGGTAGGAGCTGAAGAATCCGGGACGCCAGTTTCGGAGGAGGCAACGGTGGGATACTACCCTTGTGACATGACCACTCTAACCCGCACCCCTTACCGGGGTGGGAGACAGTGTCAGACGGGCAGTTTGACTGGGGCGGTCGCCTCCTAAAGTGTAACGGAGGCGCCCAAAGGTTCCCTCAGAATGGTTGGAAATCATTCGAAGAGTGTAAAGGCAGAAGGGAGCTTGACTGCGAGACCTACAAGTCGAGCAGGGACGAAAGTCGGGCTTAGTGATCCGGTGGTTCCGCATGGAAGGGCCATCGCTCAACGGATAAAAGCTACCCTGGGGATAACAGGCTTATCTCCCCCAAGAGTTCACATCGACGGGGAGGTTTGGCACCTCGATGTCGGCTCATCGCATCCTGGGGCTGAAGTCGGTCCCAAGGGTTGGGCTGTTCGCCCATTAAAGCGGTACGCGAGCTGGGTTCAGAACGTCGTGAGACAGTTCGGTCCCTATCCGTCGCGGGCGTTGGAAATTTGAGAGGAGCTGTCCTTAGTACGAGAGGACCGGGATGGACACACCGCTGGTGTACCAGTTGTTCTGCCAAGAGCATCGCTGGGTAGCTATGTGTGGACGGGATAAACGCTGAAAGCATCTAAGCGTGAAGCCCCCCTCGAGATGAGATTTCCCATCACATTAAGTGAGTAAGACCCCTGAGAGACGATCAGGTAGATAGGCTAGAAGTGGAAGTGCCGCGAGGCATGGAGCGGACTAGTACTAATCGGTCGAGGACTTAACCACGAGTTGTATAGCTGGTAGATTGATGGAGTTGGATATAGATTCAGTTTTGAAAGAACGAAAGTTTTTTCAGAAATAAAGTGTGGTGACGATGGCAAGAAGGATACACCTGTTCCCATCTCGAACACAGAAGTTAAGCTTCTTAGCGCCGATAGTAGTTGGGGGTTTCTCCCTGCGAGGGTAGGACGTTGCCACGCTTTATTATAATGGAGGTTTAGCTCAGCTGGGAGAGCATCTGCCTTACAAGCAGAGGGTCAGCGGTTCGATCCCGTTAACCTCCATTGATGAGTGATTAGCTCAGTTGGTAGAGCATCTGACTTTTAATCAGAGGGTCACAGGTTCGAGCCCTGTATCACTCATTCTCATAGTAGAAATTGCGGGTGTGGCGGAATTGGCAGACGCACTAGATTTAGGATCTAGCG
This Granulicatella adiacens ATCC 49175 DNA region includes the following protein-coding sequences:
- a CDS encoding phosphoglucomutase, with translation MSKIKELQLSSDIRGIAIATEEFDATLTVEESCLIASAFVKWLQKRYPSKNISELIVGIGRDSRISGPELTKEFIKVLSAFGVHVIDFEMATTPSMFMATQFEEFNCDATVMFTASHLPYYYNGLKFFTREGGLESSDIRDIIALVDEKEELPQESVSTIEVKSIFERYSRHLVELIRKGSQSEKEKPLEGLHIIVDAGNGAGGFFAKSVLEELGAKTEGSQFLDPDGTFPNHIPNPDNKEAMESIKKQVLAVNADYGVIFDTDVDRAAVVTGSGELLNRNNLIAVLSVIVISEHPGTTIVTNSPTTEHLKKFIMKLGGHQYRYISGYRNVINKAIELNNQGTDCQLAIETSGHAAFKENYFLDDGAYVVAKILMLLPRLVAKGETLDSLIKKLVQPKEVVEVRFKIETKDFKATGLEVIKDFPNWIPKDWVVNLENEEGVRIDFKGEYGDGWLLLRMSLHEPLLVLQIENDMVGYQTKILKTINKILNRYPELNRNRLEALL
- the mutY gene encoding A/G-specific adenine glycosylase, translated to MDLAGIGVKMWDEKKIKRFRRALLDWYDKEKRDLPWRRTQNPYFIWVSEIMLQQTRVDTVIPYYERFLATFPTIKDLAEAPEETLLKCWEGLGYYSRVRNMQKAAIQVMEEFGGEFPNTYDGILSLKGIGPYTAGAIASIAFGLPEPAVDGNLMRVISRLFEVNLDIGNPSNRWAFQEIAEILIDPDRPGDFNQALMDLGSDIESPVNPRPEESPVKDFSAAYLNGTMHIYPIKKPKKKPTPMKWRAFVVQDEQGRFLVEKNTQADLLSGFWHFPLIRDFSTIGESIDLFEGVLEESSNYEINQNIPLEVQFESLYRMKLTPIRLLPKSVKHIFSHQRWDIELQYASALGEVKNNSSRTLKWVTKEEMKLLPQSRVQGKMCEILVGQELL
- a CDS encoding DUF402 domain-containing protein, whose translation is MHNPREGEFITVKSYKHDGSLHRTWRDSMILKTSDQAIIACNDHTLVTESDGRRWLTREPALLYYHKHYWFNIVTMIRQKGISYYCNLASPYVLDAEALKYIDYDLDIKIFPDGEKRLLDVDEYELHRRQMHYSKEIDQILKANVEILVDWINNKKGPFSPEYVDLWYERYIQLTYRKS
- a CDS encoding RecX family transcriptional regulator → MVITKIEAQKKKGRYNIYLNDAFAFGVDEATVVKYALFKGTELTKEQIEEIQHDDCIQQAYQKALHFLNFKLRSTKEVYEKLEKLEFDDVIINEVLGKLHEQNFINDTFYAESYLNQAKFVTFKGPKSVVFDLQKKGISDKVIQTVLEGYSLKEQLENAIQIAQAYLKGQKRITTKVAKQKVKGFVMQKGYSKEIAEEVVPFLSFEAQNEMEAELAIKEIATIYRRIAKKYEDTESALWYQIKGKLYQKGFTSSVIEQAIAQFEMEKEEWI